The stretch of DNA CTGCTTCCAGCCAGTCAGCGCTTCTGCGATTGGGTTCATGAATTTGACCATTCCGCCCGGATCCGTAGCAATCACTCCATCCCCTATACTTTTAAGTGCTGCCGCAAGCCATTGTTCGCTTTCTTTCAACCTTCCCTCCATAATATGTTTGTAGATGGCTATCTCAAGATTGACCTGCAATTCCCTCTGGTTGAAAGGTTTTATTATATACCCATAAGGCTCCGTGATTCTCGCACGTTCCAGTGTTTTTTCATCCGCATAGGCTGTGAGATAAATAACCGGGATATCGAAATCACAACGTATTTTCTCCGCAGCCTCGATGCCATCCATTTCGCCACGAAGCATAATGTCCATCAGCACCAGATCGGGATTATTCTCTCCGGCTTTCATGATAGCCTCTATTCCCGAAGATACCACGACTGGAACTGTATAACCCATATTCTCCAGTCTTTTCCGAATATCCTCAGCTACGATGATCTCATCCTCAACCACAAGTATCTGTTTTTGTACCGCCATTGTAGCCTCTAAATTTCCCAGTTTTTCTTAAATCGGGAATTCTGGTGTGTAAATCCCATTATCTATGACCCATTTCTCATGCTGGTTGCCTTTACTCCAGACACTTTCAACATTATATTACCATTATTAGAATGATGAGATATATAAAATTATCTTCTATATTCCAAAATAAACGTCAGGTTACCGGCCCAATTCAAACTACAACTGTTTTTACCAGCTGCGTCTCTTCAACTTGATTGTTCATTAAAAGCTGAATAGTTATCGAGTAATCCCCCACCGGCCTTATACCGCTAACTTTTTCAGGTATTTTCACTTGCACAGGTATCTGAACAGAATCTCCGGGCTTAAGTTCATAATCAAAAGTATCGGTAAACTCTTTTTTCGAAATATCGCCCATCCATTCGAAATTATGGTTCACCACAAGTGTCTTGATGGCATAATCTTTTACAGGAACCGTGCCCGCGTTCTGAAGGAATATCTTTCCATCCACCGTATCACCGGCACGATAGCTTCCAGCAATATCGACCCTTGTTATTTTTAGTTTTGCCAGTGACTCCAGGCTGAAACTCCCGCTACCGATATCTTTACCTCGAAACATGGCTTTCCACGTATGCGCCCCTGCATAAAGACCGGAAACGGTCAGCTTTCTGCATTCCGGAATGCTTCCCATGTCCTTTTCATCGAGGATAACTGAAACCCCGTCTACATAATATACTGCATCTTTGAACTTTGTCAGGAAAACGCGTTCATTAATCATGCTTCCAGCCACGTTCTCTGCCGAAATCCCATCCGTTGAATCCACAATGATAATCTCAATCTCATCCTGCGCGGAATCGTTACCCGATGCAGCTTTCAAAATGAGTGAATTCTCTCCAGTTTTAAAGGTATAAACAAGATTCCGCTCTGTCCCCAGTGTTTTATTATCTGATAACCACTGGTACGACGGAGACCTCATGTTAGTGGAAGCTGAAAGATGAATCTCTGCATCCTTCCATTCAACCCTGCTGCACCCAATGCTCACACTAGGTTTATACACATATTTATATTGGGTTTTTTCAAGCTGCGTCTCGTTTTCATGAACTCCGGGTGCGGAATACACAGACCATAGACCAAAGGCAACAGCGCCTTCGATTACGAAAACCAGTATCAAAAGAATCTGCTTTTTCGTAAGTCTCCGCGGATCAAAATTCACGCTCAAAGCCTCCTCTTATAATCCATCTTGTTCAATAAATCTATTTATATTTGTTAACTTATAAGTTTGATTGCTCCGATAAATAATAATAACCTTAATCGCTTAATCACCGATGATAGGCGAACATTAGCAGCAGTAACACCTTTTCTTTCAAGCCTCATAGCGCCTGCGAACGAAAGGATATCTCTTGCTCTCACTCAGGCAACTATAGTGGGTGTACGGGTGATATTGTAATATTATTGGGGAATTTCAGCGGCTTTCCAGGAATGTTTTCAGGGCGACTGCGGCATTGTATTTCTCATCCTTTGCAGCGTAAACAAACGTAACTATTCCTTCATTGCTTTTCTGTTTCAGAAGGTGTACCAGGTCTATTTTATTTTCAAGTTCTTTCCAGTAGCGATCACGGAACTCTTCCCATTTCTCGGGTTCATGGCCAAACCATTTTCTTAATTCAGTGCTTGGAGCCACTTCTTTCAACCACAAATCCACAGCTGCCCTCTCCTTTGTGAACCCACGCGGCCAGAGCCTCTCGACCAGTATTCTCTGCCCATCATCTTTTGAGGGCTCGTCATAAATCCGTTTTAATTTTATCATACGTGGTAACCCCCGGAATATTTTAAATGTATCCTTCGTTCGTTAAATAATTCACCTGTTACACAGCAGGATACGCCTGATAATGTCTTTTCATGACTGACCTGTGACAAAAATCAGAACAGAAAATGAAGAGATGCCAGATCAAATTTATCTTTTGATAAGAATCCCGATCCCGACTATAAGGATCAAAACCAGCACAGGAACTATTACGGTCTTCATCAACCCATATATCATATTGACATTCGCTGTCAGGTTTTTAATTGATTCTGCCACAGCATCTGCCTGTAATGGCGCTATCTCATGTCTTACTTCAACAACTGGCTTTTCTTCGTAGGTTTCAACTGGCGGTGCAGGAGGGACGGGTTTTACTGGCTCTTTTCGTACCTGCGGCTTCGGCGCTGCCTGTACTGGAGGTTTATTTTTCAATAATGCTTTGAATAATGCATCTTCGCTCATGTTTGACATATTATACCCTCTGCCTCCAAAGTTAGATCTTTAAAGGCATATTCGATATAACTTTTAGATATTTAAATCATTTGACTGCGTCATACCAGCAATCTTATTAATTGTGAAGTCAAGTATCGGACGGTTTTATGGAACGGTTCAAATCGAGGAACATCCTGTTCGTTGCATTGATCGGCGCAATAGTTTTTGCTGTGTTCGCAAATGAGATAGGTTTTCAAAGGCTTTTGTCTCTGATAAGCAATGTCAACAAACCGCTTGTTCTTCTTGTGGTTGTTTTTAATCTGCTGAATCTTATAATGTTCACGATGACATGGCGATTTCTTACCACTGCAAACATCAGTTTTTACAGATTATTCAAGTTCTATATGGCAGGCACGTTCATCAATAATATCACCCCTTCCTTCGGGACGGGAGGTGAACCTGTAAAGGCTATGCTTCTTGGAAAAGAGACGGGTACAAGCAAAGCCGAATGTTTTGCGAGTGTTGTTTCACAGAGGATGATCAACATGTTCCCTTTTCTGACGATCGGAATCGTGGGTATCGGACTTCTGTTTTCCAAACCAGAACTTAAACTCGGGACCTGGGAGATCGCAGGGCTTGTATTTTCTCTCGGTGCCGGATTTGGATTGCTCGCTCTTCTAATTTATTTCTATACCAGGAAAGATAAACTTTCATCATTTGTTCATTCAACGATCCGGTTTTTTGCTCCTTTCATCGGACTGGTGAAAAAAGGTTTTGACCACAGAGCATACACCGATGCAGTGGAGGAATCGATCAATTCTTTCCACGGCGGACTACAGAACATAGGTCACAATAAAACCGGTGTCAGAAAAGCCATAGTGTTCTCTTATCTTGGCTGGGTCTTCGATATTCTGGCGATATACGCTGTATTTCTTTCCATCCCGGACGCAAATATCCATGCCAGTGTGCTTATAATCACATATACGATTTCCATGATCAGCGGCTGGCTTCCTTTATTCCTTCCGGGAGGTCTTGGCATTGTGGACGGGACCATGGCCGGCCTTTTTATTTTCGGAGGCGTGCCTGTGGAGATCGCCATACTCGCTACGATGCTTTACAGGCTGGCGTCATACTGGTTTAACACGATCCTCGGAGCTTTTTATCTTGGGATTTCAATAAAGAACGGCTAGATCATCTTTTTTGAAGGAAAAACTTCCTTTCACCTTTACAGATGCGGGAAGTTCGCCAAACCTTGCTCTCAGGATCAGGTCTGCAATTTGGGCATCCAGCACCTTTGCTATACCCAGGATGGAAGTCGTGGGTCTGGGATTTACATCCACCACATATGGTCTGTCGGCAAGCACTATATCAACGCCTGCATACCCACGGCATCCCAGGGTTTTTACAGTCTTTTTTGCAACCTCAATGATCTCCCCGTTCCGGCTGCAATAATAGGGTACTATCCCGCCTTTATATGATATTTTGTGGTTGATCTCGATCAACTGTTTGTTGACAGTCAGGGGAAGCAGCGTTTTTCCGCAAATCAGGCTCACGCTCAGGTGTTCTCCCTCAATAAAGCCGGTAGCTATGTCACCTTCTTTCAAAGTACCTTCGCGGCTCCTATGGATTCCCTCGGAAGCGCAGCCGAACCTTGGCTTGATCACGTAATCCCCGCTATAGTCACCGAAGCCCAGCGTTTCAGGTACGGGTATATTTTCAGACAGGAGCGCATTGGTGCATTCAAGCTTATCTGCGCAGAGGCGTACAGAGTCTGAAGGGCAGCCCAGGTTCACCGAGTTCTCCTCCACGATCTCCGTAAGGTGGCCGAGGAGTTCATCGGGAGCGATTACCAGGGCAGCATCGCAATCTCTGGATATTGTCTCGATCGCCTCCTCAAATCTTTCTGCCTGGATGGCTTTCCCTACATCAAGTCGCACACCCGCT from Candidatus Methanoperedens sp. encodes:
- a CDS encoding response regulator — protein: MAVQKQILVVEDEIIVAEDIRKRLENMGYTVPVVVSSGIEAIMKAGENNPDLVLMDIMLRGEMDGIEAAEKIRCDFDIPVIYLTAYADEKTLERARITEPYGYIIKPFNQRELQVNLEIAIYKHIMEGRLKESEQWLAAALKSIGDGVIATDPGGMVKFMNPIAEALTGWKQEDAMGKPLTTVFNIVSEEKGKKVEDPVAKVIREGIFYGLVDNTFLKSKGGTEIPIDIIGTPIKNRKDNMVGIIVTFCDIIERKRVEEELKRAAVKSNS
- a CDS encoding DUF488 domain-containing protein; this translates as MIKLKRIYDEPSKDDGQRILVERLWPRGFTKERAAVDLWLKEVAPSTELRKWFGHEPEKWEEFRDRYWKELENKIDLVHLLKQKSNEGIVTFVYAAKDEKYNAAVALKTFLESR
- a CDS encoding flippase-like domain-containing protein yields the protein MERFKSRNILFVALIGAIVFAVFANEIGFQRLLSLISNVNKPLVLLVVVFNLLNLIMFTMTWRFLTTANISFYRLFKFYMAGTFINNITPSFGTGGEPVKAMLLGKETGTSKAECFASVVSQRMINMFPFLTIGIVGIGLLFSKPELKLGTWEIAGLVFSLGAGFGLLALLIYFYTRKDKLSSFVHSTIRFFAPFIGLVKKGFDHRAYTDAVEESINSFHGGLQNIGHNKTGVRKAIVFSYLGWVFDILAIYAVFLSIPDANIHASVLIITYTISMISGWLPLFLPGGLGIVDGTMAGLFIFGGVPVEIAILATMLYRLASYWFNTILGAFYLGISIKNG
- a CDS encoding ATP-grasp domain-containing protein: MKIMVAEYAIGAGVPEFMLEGRAMLGVLAGSFASCGHEVIYPTAGVRLDVGKAIQAERFEEAIETISRDCDAALVIAPDELLGHLTEIVEENSVNLGCPSDSVRLCADKLECTNALLSENIPVPETLGFGDYSGDYVIKPRFGCASEGIHRSREGTLKEGDIATGFIEGEHLSVSLICGKTLLPLTVNKQLIEINHKISYKGGIVPYYCSRNGEIIEVAKKTVKTLGCRGYAGVDIVLADRPYVVDVNPRPTTSILGIAKVLDAQIADLILRARFGELPASVKVKGSFSFKKDDLAVLY